A genomic stretch from Theobroma cacao cultivar B97-61/B2 chromosome 4, Criollo_cocoa_genome_V2, whole genome shotgun sequence includes:
- the LOC18600842 gene encoding uncharacterized protein LOC18600842 yields the protein MLKAIEPTPKVYPSTSNRKRHGKHRSEPDHEEPKTNDEHPDSAPRKRRRNPRRKRYQPPFSSNDPSVRTAMYVAMAHAGLALTLALLFGLSKLLQNYWRPIQWAILCSMPLRGLQTLIVSFWSHPLGLGLFETLIAIPIAILRATTASLLDSHAALLRLLSRSSSPRPAGRRQTRVGFYKLMQWLVSFGPFVLVYERIGFFSIPAVTVPCFVAYINGSILGFLFFSYKIAIEGKEAVISLKVHLEENNYGEVIGINKWMDENQIPELIDSYMSKFYETLSQNIDSWAVYHNVTEVVDGFKQYFVQSSVVSCIPDEKVSVRRPVYETLYSLQSKVRNGEWKVIYRDINGEFRKFMSLIANEDLLEKIKAFLLQSLDVSKKVLFSCSMVLARGANLLFFVAILIVSGAAELVNFIFELMVFLWLLYYPITSDSGGVMDHVLGMLPVSRSTRNRCAQVLDHAVSSGLLATAKVTLFQGCFTYLLFRFYHIHFLYMSTFLAFLSALLPIAPAWISSIPAALQLAMESRYIEAILLTAVHVILLDYGTMAIQDEIPGHNTYLTCLSIFGGIAFFPSILEGAIMGPLVMTVIIALKNLYVEFVLAFAGENSC from the exons ATGTTAAAAGCAATCGAACCAACTCCCAAAGTTTATCCCTCAACATCTAACAGGAAAAGGCATGGGAAACACCGATCAGAACCAGATCATGAAGAACCGAAAACCAATGATGAACACCCTGATTCAGCTCCAAGGAAAAGACGGAGAAACCCGAGACGGAAAAGGTATCAACCGCCATTTTCATCGAACGATCCTTCCGTACGGACGGCAATGTACGTAGCCATGGCCCATGCAGGCCTTGCTTTAACACTAGCTCTCCTCTTCGGCCTCAGCAAGCTCCTGCAGAACTACTGGCGCCCCATCCAATGGGCCATTCTTTGTTCCATGCCTTTACGTGGGCTCCAAACGCTGATAGTTTCCTTCTGGTCGCACCCTCTTGGTCTCGGCCTTTTCGAAACCCTGATCGCCATCCCCATCGCCATTCTACGTGCCACCACCGCATCCCTCCTCGACTCGCATGCCGCCCTCCTCCGCCTACTCAGCCGCAGCTCCTCTCCTCGGCCTGCTGGTCGTCGCCAGACACGTGTTGGTTTCTATAAGCTCATGCAATGGCTTGTCTCTTTTGGcccttttgttcttgtttATGAGAGAATAGGGTTTTTCTCTATCCCAGCTGTTACAGTCCCTTGCTTCGTAGCCTATATAAATG GGTCTATATTaggatttcttttcttctcctaTAAAATTGCAATTGAAGGGAAAGAAGCAGTCATTTCTTTGAAGGTTCATTTGGAAGAGAATAATTATGGTGAGGTAATTGGGATTAATAAATGGATGGATGAGAATCAAATCCCTGAATTAATTGATAGCTATATGTCCAAGTTTTATGAAACTTTGTCACAAAATATTGATTCTTGGGCTGTTTATCACAATGTGACAGAGGTTGTTGATGGTTTTAAGCAGTATTTTGTGCAAAGCTCGGTAGTTTCTTGCATTCCTGATGAAAAAGTTAGCGTCCGGAGGCCGGTGTATGAGACCCTCTATAGCCTTCAATCAAAGGTGAGGAATGGAGAGTGGAAAGTGATTTATAGGGATATTAATGGTGAGTTTAGGAAATTCATGTCTCTGATCGCTAATGAGGATTTGTTGGAGAAGATCAAAGCATTTCTTCTTCAGAGTTTGGATGTCTCGAAAAAGGTACTTTTTAGCTGTTCGATGGTGTTAGCTAGAGGTGCAAATCTGTTGTTCTTTGTGGCCATACTGATTGTTTCAGGAGCAGCTGAATTGgtgaattttatatttgaattgaTGGTGTTTTTGTGGCTTTTGTATTATCCGATCACTTCAGATTCTGGAGGAGTTATGGACCATGTTTTAGGGATGTTACCAGTTTCAAGATCCACCAGGAATCGATGCGCCCAAGTTCTTGATCATGCTGTTAGCAGTGGACTGCTAGCTACCGCCAAGGTCACATTGTTCCAGGGCTGTTTTACATATCTTCTGTTCAGATTCTACCACATTCATTTCCTTTACATGTCTACATTTCTAGCTTTTTTAAGCGCTCTTTTACCTATAGCTCCAGCTTGGATTTCATCGATCCCGGCAGCACTCCAGTTAGCCATGGAATCAAGATACATTGAAGCTATTCTACTGACAGCAGTTCATGTGATACTATTGGATTATGGGACTATGGCTATCCAAGATGAGATTCCAGGACATAATACTTACTTGACATGTCTTAGCATATTTGGTGGCATTGCCTTTTTCCCCTCTATATTGGAA GGAGCAATTATGGGTCCTCTAGTGATGACTGTGATCATTGCTTTGAAGAATCTTTATGTCGAATTTGTTCTTGCTTTTGCTGGTGAAAACAGTTGCTAA
- the LOC108661654 gene encoding alkane hydroxylase MAH1-like, translated as MAQFESILILAAIFFPLFLSYLYQNRKSPPITNWPIVGMLPGILYNARRIFAFSNDCVRQSGGTFEIRGPWFPSLDFIITADHMNANHILCKNFDSYEKGSEFNEIFFDCLGEGIFNSNSHSWKSQRKVMLLLMKDDKFVLHFHRILREKLEKSLIVVLEHFMKLGIEVDLQDVLQRFSYDVVCLLAVGFDPCSLSVELSEVPIKTAFIQAEERLLYRHLMPMRLWKLQRWLQIGEEKKLSKALKTIDTFLYQCIASKREKLRCKLLGKEDKYDFITAFMVQEEGEMTSADGKSDKFLRDVAVNIMSAGKDTISASLSWFFWLVAMNPSVESKLLQEMRANSPSINDEKNMFFSVEGLNRFVYLDAVLRETLRLYPAVPINHKTAIQPDILPSGHHIDRNTRVLINFYAMGRMEEIWGEDCLEFKPERWISERGDVVHVPSHKFIAFNAGPRTCIGRNISFIQMKLVAISVLRNYQIQVVQGHHVAPGNTLVLHMKNGLKVRIKKRSA; from the coding sequence ATGGCACAATTTGAGTCCATCCTCATACTTGCGGCAATTTTCTTTCCTCTATTTCTTTCATACCTCTATCAAAATAGGAAGTCCCCGCCCATCACCAACTGGCCTATTGTTGGAATGCTGCCGGGGATTCTCTACAACGCAAGGAGAATTTTTGCGTTTTCGAACGATTGTGTCAGACAAAGTGGGGGCACTTTCGAGATCAGGGGACCTTGGTTTCCGAGCTTGGATTTCATTATCACGGCTGATCATATGAATGCCAACCACATCTTGTGCAAAAACTTCGACAGCTACGAGAAGGGGTCTGAGTtcaatgaaatatttttcGACTGTTTGGGTGAAGGAATATTTAACTCAAACTCTCATTCATGGAAAAGCCAGCGGAAGGTGATGTTGCTGTTGATGAAAGACGACAAGTTTGTGCTACATTTCCACAGAATCTTGCGTGAAAAACTAGAGAAAAGTTTAATCGTAGTCCTGGAGCACTTCATGAAACTTGGGATTGAGGTTGACCTTCAGGATGTATTGCAACGGTTCAGCTACGACGTTGTGTGCTTGTTGGCTGTAGGCTTTGATCCATGTTCTCTTTCAGTAGAATTATCTGAAGTTCCGATAAAAACGGCATTCATTCAAGCAGAAGAGCGTTTGTTGTACAGGCATCTGATGCCTATGAGATTGTGGAAGTTGCAAAGATGGCTTCAAATTGGAGAGGAGAAAAAGTTGAGCAAAGCTCTAAAAACCATTGATACTTTTCTATATCAGTGCATTGCATCAAAACGAGAAAAATTAAGATGCAAATTACTGGGTAAGGAAGATAAATATGACTTCATAACAGCTTTTATGGTCCAAGAAGAAGGGGAAATGACTAGTGCTGATGGAAAATCTGACAAGTTTCTACGAGACGTTGCCGTAAACATCATGTCAGCAGGGAAAGATACCATAAGTGCGAGCCTTTCTTGGTTTTTCTGGCTTGTTGCAATGAATCCATCCGTAGAAAGCAAGCTTCTACAAGAGATGAGAGCTAATTCTCCATCAATCAATGATGAGAAGAATATGTTTTTTAGCGTGGAAGGGCTGAATAGATTCGTTTACCTTGATGCTGTTTTACGTGAAACATTAAGGCTTTATCCAGCAGTACCTATTAACCACAAAACTGCAATTCAACCGGACATCCTTCCAAGCGGTCATCATATTGATCGGAACACAAGGGTCTTGATTAACTTCTATGCAATGGGAAGAATGGAAGAAATATGGGGTGAAGATTGTTTAGAATTCAAACCAGAGAGGTGGATTTCAGAGCGTGGAGATGTTGTACACGTACCATCTCACAAATTCATAGCATTCAATGCAGGGCCCAGGACTTGTATAGGTAGGAACATAAGCTTCATTCAGATGAAGTTGGTCGCTATCTCTGTGCTACGGAATTATCAAATTCAAGTGGTCCAAGGCCATCATGTTGCCCCGGGCAATACCTTAGTGCTTCATATGAAGAATGGTTTAAAGGTTAGGATCAAGAAAAGGAGTGCTTGA
- the LOC18600843 gene encoding alkane hydroxylase MAH1 codes for MAQFESIFILAAIFFPLFLSYLYQNRKSPPITNWPIVGMLPGLLYSARRIFAFLNDCVRQSGGTCEIRGPWFPSLYFIITADHMNANHILCKNFDNYGKGSDFNEIFFDCLGEGIFNSNSHSWKSQRKVMLLLMKDDKFVLHFHRILREKLEKSLIIVLEHFMKLGIEVDLQDVLQRFSYDVVCMLAVGFDPSSLSVELSEVPIKTAFTQAEERLLYRHLMPVRLWKLQRWLQIGEEKKLSKALKTVGTFLYQCIASKREKLRCKFLAEEDKYDFVTAFMVQEEGEMTSVDGKSDKFLRDVAVNIMSAGKDTISASLSWFFWLVAMNPSVESKILQEMRANSPSINDEKNMFCSVEGLNRFVYLDAVLCETLRLYPAVPINHKTAIQPDILPSGHHINRNTRVLINFYAMGRMEEIWGEDCLEFKPERWISERGDLVHVPSHKFIAFNAGPRTCIGRKISFVQMKLVAISVLWNYQIQVVQGHHVAPSNAMVLHMKNGLKVRIKKRSA; via the coding sequence ATGGCACAATTTGAGTCCATCTTCATACTTGCggcaattttttttcctctattTCTTTCGTACCTCTATCAAAATAGGAAGTCCCCGCCGATCACCAACTGGCCTATTGTTGGGATGCTGCCAGGGCTTCTCTACAGCGCAAGGAGAATTTTTGCGTTTCTTAACGATTGTGTCAGACAAAGTGGGGGCACTTGCGAGATCAGGGGACCTTGGTTTCCGAGCTTGTATTTCATTATCACGGCTGATCATATGAATGCCAACCACATCTTGTGCAAAAACTTTGATAACTACGGAAAAGGGTCCGATTtcaatgaaatatttttcGATTGTTTGGGTGAAGGAATATTTAACTCAAACTCTCATTCATGGAAAAGCCAGCGGAAGGTGATGTTGCTGTTGATGAAAGACGACAAGTTTGTGCTACATTTCCACAGAATCTTGcgtgaaaaactagaaaaaagTTTAATCATAGTCCTGGAGCACTTCATGAAACTTGGCATTGAGGTTGACCTTCAGGATGTACTGCAACGGTTCAGTTACGACGTTGTGTGCATGTTGGCAGTAGGCTTTGATCCAAGTTCTCTTTCAGTAGAATTATCTGAAGTTCCGATCAAAACGGCATTCACTCAAGCAGAAGAGCGTTTGTTGTACAGGCATCTGATGCCTGTGAGATTGTGGAAGTTGCAAAGATGGCTTCAAATTGGAGAGGAGAAAAAGTTGAGCAAAGCTCTAAAAACCGTTGGTACTTTTCTATATCAGTGCATTGCATCAAAACGAGAAAAATTACGATGCAAATTTCTGGCTGAGGAAGATAAATATGACTTCGTAACAGCCTTTATGGTCCAAGAAGAAGGGGAAATGACTAGTGTTGATGGAAAATCTGACAAGTTTCTACGAGACGTTGCAGTAAACATCATGTCAGCAGGGAAAGATACCATAAGTGCGAGCCTTTCTTGGTTTTTCTGGCTTGTTGCAATGAACCCATCCGTAGAAAGCAAGATTCTACAAGAGATGAGAGCTAATTCTCCATCAATCAATGATGAGAAGAATATGTTTTGTAGTGTGGAAGGGCTGAATAGATTCGTTTACCTTGATGCCGTTTTATGTGAAACATTAAGGCTTTATCCAGCAGTACCTATTAACCACAAAACTGCAATTCAACCGGACATCCTTCCAAGCGGTCATCATATTAACCGGAACACAAGGGTCTTGATTAACTTCTATGCAATGGGAAGAATGGAAGAAATATGGGGTGAAGACTGTTTAGAATTCAAACCAGAGAGGTGGATTTCGGAGCGTGGAGATCTTGTACACGTACCATCTCACAAATTCATAGCATTCAATGCAGGGCCCAGGACTTGTATAGGTAGGAAAATAAGCTTCGTTCAGATGAAGTTGGTCGCTATCTCTGTGCTATGGAATTATCAAATTCAAGTGGTTCAAGGCCATCATGTTGCCCCAAGCAATGCCATGGTGCTTCATATGAAGAATGGTTTAAAGGTTAGGATCAAGAAAAGGAGTGCTTGA